Proteins found in one Bacillales bacterium genomic segment:
- a CDS encoding DUF1292 domain-containing protein, translating to MPEQEKDRFVIEHEGEEHLFEELFHFTVETTGISYMVLVPVEGGTKDDEDEEVEVFAFRYEEGEDEGRDISFYPIESDEEWDIVEEMLNTFSEENG from the coding sequence GTGCCGGAACAGGAAAAGGATCGGTTTGTAATTGAACATGAGGGAGAAGAGCATCTTTTTGAAGAATTGTTTCATTTTACGGTCGAAACAACGGGAATATCTTACATGGTTCTCGTGCCGGTAGAAGGCGGAACAAAGGACGATGAGGACGAGGAAGTGGAAGTATTCGCTTTTCGCTATGAAGAAGGCGAAGATGAAGGACGCGACATTTCTTTTTATCCCATTGAGAGCGATGAAGAATGGGACATCGTTGAGGAAATGTTGAACACTTTTTCCGAAGAAAACGGATAG
- the ruvX gene encoding Holliday junction resolvase RuvX, protein MRIIGLDVGTKTIGVAVSDEMGWTAQGLDTIRRNPYDETSGFDRLQAFIEQYEPEAIVVGLPKNMDGSIGPRGEACKTFAGHVEERFGLPVHLWDERMTTMAAEKVLIDADLSRKKRKKVVDKMAAALILQGYLDRR, encoded by the coding sequence ATGAGAATCATTGGTTTGGACGTAGGAACGAAAACGATCGGCGTGGCTGTCAGCGATGAGATGGGCTGGACGGCGCAAGGCTTGGATACGATTCGCCGAAATCCGTATGACGAAACATCGGGATTTGACCGCTTGCAAGCCTTCATCGAACAATACGAGCCGGAGGCGATCGTTGTCGGCCTTCCGAAAAACATGGACGGGTCGATCGGGCCGAGAGGCGAAGCCTGCAAGACTTTTGCCGGACATGTCGAGGAGCGTTTCGGCCTTCCGGTTCATCTTTGGGATGAACGGATGACGACGATGGCGGCGGAAAAAGTATTGATCGATGCGGATTTGAGCAGAAAAAAACGGAAAAAGGTCGTTGACAAGATGGCAGCTGCCTTGATCTTGCAAGGTTATTTGGATCGGAGGTGA
- the mltG gene encoding endolytic transglycosylase MltG has translation MPEGNIEGASYTIEQRAKENRLVRKIVFIVTVVIAVLLLAAAGGGYYYVHNALQPVQPGSDEQVEVGIDYGSSVEDIARTLEKEGVINSALVFRYYVKYKNESGFQAGTYQLSPSMTIDEIIDQLKEGKIKKAVAFKMTIPEGLWMEQVAEIVAKKTNISKKQFLNKMKDRTYIKETYMKDYPFLKDVILKKGIHYPLEGYLFPATYSFTEDEPTMETIIDKMLDKTSQVLQEFDGQIAKSKMSVHQVLTLASIIEEEAPKKETRGKVSSVFHNRLKKDMPLQSNPTVDYAVHEHRVQISEKELKVDSPYNTYKYKGLPIGPICNPSKSSIAAAVNPENTDYLYFYARPNGDIVFAKTYEKFLQAKHKYEKEWEEYLQKQEKKQ, from the coding sequence TTGCCAGAGGGGAATATCGAAGGAGCTTCTTATACCATTGAACAACGCGCGAAGGAAAATCGACTTGTGAGAAAAATTGTTTTCATCGTCACGGTCGTCATTGCCGTACTTCTGCTGGCAGCAGCTGGAGGCGGTTATTATTACGTCCACAATGCACTGCAGCCGGTCCAACCGGGCAGCGATGAGCAAGTGGAAGTCGGGATCGATTACGGTTCCTCGGTGGAAGACATTGCGCGAACGTTGGAGAAAGAAGGAGTCATCAACAGCGCTCTCGTGTTTCGTTATTACGTGAAATATAAGAATGAAAGCGGTTTTCAGGCAGGTACGTATCAACTCTCGCCGTCAATGACGATTGATGAGATCATTGACCAGCTTAAGGAAGGCAAAATTAAAAAAGCAGTCGCTTTCAAAATGACCATCCCCGAAGGATTGTGGATGGAACAAGTTGCCGAAATCGTGGCGAAAAAAACAAACATCAGCAAAAAACAGTTTTTAAACAAAATGAAAGACCGTACGTATATTAAGGAAACGTACATGAAAGACTATCCTTTCTTGAAAGACGTCATTTTAAAGAAAGGTATCCATTATCCGCTGGAAGGGTACTTGTTCCCGGCGACTTATTCGTTTACAGAAGATGAACCGACAATGGAGACGATCATCGACAAGATGCTCGATAAAACCTCTCAAGTGTTGCAGGAATTCGACGGACAAATCGCGAAAAGTAAGATGAGTGTGCATCAAGTTTTGACCCTGGCATCGATTATTGAGGAAGAAGCGCCGAAAAAGGAGACGCGCGGCAAAGTATCGAGCGTTTTCCACAACCGGTTGAAAAAAGATATGCCGCTGCAAAGCAATCCGACGGTCGATTATGCGGTGCATGAACATCGCGTGCAAATTTCGGAGAAAGAGTTGAAAGTCGATTCACCTTACAACACATACAAATACAAGGGATTGCCAATCGGGCCGATTTGCAACCCGAGCAAAAGCTCAATCGCGGCCGCGGTGAATCCTGAAAATACGGATTACCTGTATTTTTATGCCCGTCCGAACGGAGACATCGTGTTTGCGAAAACGTATGAGAAATTTTTGCAGGCGAAACACAAATACGAAAAAGAATGGGAAGAATATTTGCAAAAACAGGAGAAAAAACAATAA
- the greA gene encoding transcription elongation factor GreA yields the protein MVEVKKHYMTVEGKKKLEEELQMLKTVKRKEVVERIKTARSFGDLSENSEYDAAKDEQAFVESRIAQLEEMLRHSEIIEENDAAPNVVSIGKVVKFQELPDGEQEQYQIVGSAESDPFEGKISNDSPIAKSLLGHSVGDEVIVPTPGGDMSVKIIEVH from the coding sequence TTGGTTGAAGTAAAGAAGCATTATATGACGGTGGAAGGTAAGAAGAAACTCGAAGAAGAGCTGCAAATGTTAAAGACCGTAAAGAGAAAAGAGGTCGTCGAGCGAATTAAGACGGCGCGTAGTTTCGGGGATCTTTCGGAGAACTCCGAGTACGACGCAGCGAAAGATGAACAGGCCTTCGTCGAATCGCGGATCGCGCAGCTTGAAGAAATGCTGCGCCATTCGGAAATCATAGAGGAGAATGACGCGGCGCCGAATGTCGTGTCGATTGGAAAAGTCGTTAAATTTCAAGAATTGCCGGACGGCGAACAAGAGCAGTATCAGATCGTCGGCAGCGCGGAATCCGATCCTTTCGAAGGGAAAATATCGAATGATTCGCCGATCGCGAAAAGCTTGTTGGGACACAGCGTCGGTGACGAAGTCATCGTTCCCACTCCGGGCGGCGACATGAGCGTGAAGATCATCGAAGTTCATTAA
- a CDS encoding ATP-dependent RecD-like DNA helicase, which translates to MDKQASLPLFGEGHSYVKGVPYRIFFHNSDNYYTVVRIRVQETNETYKESEMTVTGYFPQLHMEETYVFFGKLQEHPRYGPQYAADQWRKDLPHTEQGIIQYLSGDLFHGIGKKTAAAIVDALGEKAITKILEDPGVLQEIPKLSSEKAELLYETLMDHQGLEQIMIGLSEYGFGPQLSMKIYQAYEHETLEILRSNPYKLVEDIEGIGFKRADELGRSLGISGEHPDRLRAACLFVLNEKAHNEGHVYVPEDSLVAEIVRLLTVPDEPIEKTSIAKTVAEMDEEGKLVLEEERVYVPSLYFAEKGIITQTKRILQQPEFDPGFSEAEFLSGLGELEERLGIQYADSQKEAIQQALSSPFLLLTGGPGTGKTTVIQGIVELYGELHGLSLDPSDYKADDPFPILLVAPTGRAAKRMKEATGLPAVTIHRLLGWKGGQLGFEHDEEHPVEGKLIIVDEFSMVDEWLANQLFKSLPESIQVVIVGDEDQLPSVGPGQVLKDFLAAEVIPTVRLTDIYRQEENSSIVRFAHDMKRGKLSEDFREDKKDRRFFDCRQDQVTEVVKRVCESARQKGYSAADIQVLAPIYRGSAGVERLNAELQQLFNPKSDEKRELRFGDQRFRSGDKVLQLVNNPEQHVFNGDIGQVTAIIYAKESDDEQDRMVVSFEGNEVTYNKNDLNQVTLAYCCSIHKSQGSEFPIVVLPVVRGYWRMLKRNLIYTAVTRSKEFLILCGEEEALRKAIGRDREDERHSMLRQKLREQLAADVYD; encoded by the coding sequence ATGGACAAACAAGCAAGCCTGCCTTTGTTCGGTGAAGGACATAGCTATGTTAAAGGCGTGCCGTACCGCATCTTTTTTCATAACAGCGACAATTATTATACGGTCGTTCGTATTCGCGTGCAGGAGACGAACGAGACGTACAAAGAGAGCGAGATGACGGTGACCGGTTATTTTCCGCAGCTGCATATGGAGGAGACGTATGTTTTTTTCGGCAAGTTGCAGGAACATCCGCGATACGGACCTCAGTATGCCGCCGATCAGTGGCGAAAAGACTTGCCGCATACGGAACAAGGCATCATTCAGTATTTGTCGGGCGATTTGTTCCACGGCATCGGCAAAAAAACGGCGGCTGCGATTGTCGACGCCTTAGGCGAAAAAGCGATTACGAAAATTTTAGAAGATCCCGGTGTGCTTCAAGAAATTCCGAAGCTCTCGAGTGAGAAAGCGGAGCTCCTGTATGAGACGCTTATGGATCATCAAGGGTTGGAGCAAATCATGATTGGGCTTTCGGAATACGGATTCGGACCGCAATTGTCGATGAAAATCTATCAAGCTTATGAGCATGAAACGCTTGAAATTTTGCGCTCGAATCCGTATAAGCTCGTCGAAGACATCGAAGGCATCGGCTTCAAAAGGGCGGACGAACTCGGGCGTTCCCTTGGGATATCCGGTGAACACCCGGACCGACTTCGCGCTGCTTGTTTGTTTGTGTTAAACGAAAAAGCTCATAATGAAGGTCATGTTTACGTTCCAGAGGATTCGTTGGTTGCCGAAATCGTTCGCTTGTTGACGGTTCCGGATGAGCCGATCGAAAAGACAAGCATTGCAAAGACTGTTGCGGAAATGGACGAGGAAGGAAAACTCGTCCTTGAAGAAGAACGTGTTTATGTTCCGTCACTTTATTTTGCGGAAAAAGGAATTATTACGCAGACAAAACGAATCTTGCAACAGCCGGAGTTCGATCCGGGGTTTTCAGAAGCTGAGTTTCTCAGCGGGCTGGGTGAGCTCGAAGAGAGGCTTGGCATCCAGTATGCCGACTCACAAAAGGAAGCAATTCAACAAGCATTGTCGTCTCCGTTTTTGTTGTTGACCGGCGGACCGGGGACAGGAAAAACGACCGTCATTCAAGGGATCGTGGAACTGTACGGGGAACTTCACGGCCTGTCGCTTGATCCATCCGATTATAAAGCCGACGATCCATTTCCGATCCTTCTCGTCGCACCAACTGGACGTGCAGCGAAACGCATGAAAGAAGCGACAGGCTTGCCGGCGGTGACGATCCACCGTTTGCTCGGTTGGAAAGGCGGCCAGCTCGGTTTTGAGCATGACGAAGAACATCCGGTCGAAGGGAAGCTGATCATCGTCGACGAATTTTCGATGGTCGACGAATGGTTAGCGAATCAATTGTTCAAATCGTTGCCTGAATCGATTCAAGTCGTGATTGTCGGGGACGAGGATCAGCTGCCGTCCGTCGGTCCGGGCCAAGTGCTGAAAGATTTTCTAGCTGCAGAAGTCATTCCGACCGTCCGTCTTACGGACATTTACCGTCAGGAAGAAAATTCGTCCATCGTACGATTTGCTCATGACATGAAGAGGGGAAAGTTGTCTGAGGATTTCAGGGAGGATAAGAAAGATCGACGGTTTTTCGATTGCCGGCAAGACCAAGTAACGGAAGTTGTCAAGCGAGTTTGTGAAAGTGCGCGGCAAAAAGGGTACAGTGCCGCCGATATTCAAGTGTTGGCACCGATATATCGGGGCAGTGCCGGGGTTGAACGGTTGAATGCGGAATTGCAGCAACTGTTCAATCCGAAATCGGATGAAAAAAGGGAACTTCGCTTCGGCGATCAAAGATTCCGGAGCGGCGACAAAGTGCTGCAACTCGTCAACAACCCTGAGCAACATGTATTTAACGGCGATATCGGACAAGTGACGGCGATTATTTATGCGAAAGAAAGCGACGATGAACAAGACCGAATGGTCGTTTCTTTTGAAGGAAACGAAGTTACGTACAACAAGAATGACTTGAACCAGGTGACTCTCGCTTATTGTTGTTCGATCCATAAATCGCAAGGAAGTGAATTTCCAATCGTCGTACTCCCGGTTGTTCGCGGGTACTGGCGGATGTTAAAACGCAATTTGATCTATACGGCAGTTACGCGAAGCAAAGAGTTTTTGATTTTGTGCGGGGAAGAAGAAGCCCTCCGAAAAGCGATCGGCCGAGACCGCGAAGATGAGAGGCATTCGATGCTTCGGCAAAAATTACGCGAACAATTAGCCGCGGACGTTTACGATTGA
- a CDS encoding tetratricopeptide repeat protein → MTDHNRQGIKHMEEGEFEKAAASFNDAIEANPQDPVAFANFGNLLTAVNQPEKAVAFFEKAIGLDDSAAAAHYGAGNAYYNMNQYGEAEKMYRQALKHGLVQGDVHYMLGMSLIQQDRLKEAEPHFRDAVELNENDVEARFQLGLTLAKREKIDEAGEQFERVIEQDPAHADAWFNLGVVHAYRQAPEKALDCFNEALEQQPDHLLAANGKKNMETILSDGE, encoded by the coding sequence TTGACGGATCATAATCGGCAAGGAATCAAACATATGGAAGAAGGCGAATTCGAAAAAGCGGCAGCGAGTTTCAATGACGCGATCGAAGCGAATCCACAGGATCCGGTTGCGTTCGCGAATTTCGGAAATTTGTTGACGGCGGTCAATCAGCCTGAAAAAGCGGTTGCTTTTTTCGAAAAAGCGATCGGTCTTGACGATTCGGCGGCAGCGGCTCATTATGGGGCGGGCAACGCCTATTACAACATGAACCAATACGGCGAAGCGGAAAAAATGTACCGCCAGGCGCTGAAGCATGGGCTCGTTCAGGGCGACGTCCATTACATGCTCGGCATGTCATTGATTCAACAAGACCGGTTGAAAGAGGCGGAACCGCACTTTCGCGATGCGGTTGAATTGAATGAAAACGATGTCGAAGCCCGATTCCAGCTCGGGCTCACGCTGGCGAAACGAGAAAAAATCGATGAAGCCGGCGAGCAGTTCGAGCGGGTGATCGAACAAGATCCGGCGCATGCCGATGCTTGGTTTAATTTAGGCGTTGTGCACGCCTATCGGCAGGCACCGGAAAAAGCGCTCGATTGCTTCAACGAAGCGTTGGAACAGCAGCCGGATCATCTGCTTGCGGCGAATGGAAAAAAGAACATGGAGACGATTTTGTCTGACGGGGAATGA
- a CDS encoding IreB family regulatory phosphoprotein has product MDKTMKFNFHEGSDDNSANKVLLSVYEALEEKGYNPINQIVGYLLSGDPAYIPRHKDARTLIRKLERDELIEELVQSYLSLHREERE; this is encoded by the coding sequence ATGGATAAAACGATGAAATTTAATTTTCATGAAGGTTCGGATGACAACAGTGCAAACAAAGTTTTGTTGTCGGTTTACGAGGCGCTTGAGGAAAAAGGCTACAACCCGATCAACCAAATCGTCGGTTATTTGCTGTCCGGAGATCCCGCCTACATTCCGCGTCACAAGGACGCGAGAACATTGATCCGGAAACTGGAACGGGACGAGCTCATTGAAGAACTCGTTCAATCGTATTTGTCGCTGCATAGAGAAGAGCGCGAATGA
- the alaS gene encoding alanine--tRNA ligase, translated as MKQLTSAQVRQRFLDFFKEKGHRVEPSASLVPVNDPSLLWINSGVATLKKYFDGREVPANPRIVNAQKAIRTNDIENVGKTARHHTFFEMLGNFSIGDYFKKEAIEWAWEFLTDEKWIGFDPALLSVTVHVDDDEAFNLWHENVGLPKERIIKLDEENFWDIGEGPCGPNSEIFYDRGPAYGDDPNDPELYPGGENERYLEVWNLVFSQYNHNQDGSYTPLPKKNIDTGMGLERMVSVIQEGRTNFDTDLFLPIIRKTEKLSGVRYGETQEMDTAFKVIADHIRTVAFAISDGALPSNEGRGYVLRRLLRRAVRFGKTLGLDRPFMHELVSTVAEIMVDFYPEVKEKASYIAKVIEKEEERFHATINEGLSILKDMIERHRAEGSNRLSGQEAFKLYDTYGFPFELTEEYAGDEGVQVDREGFDAELEAQRQRARSARDVGESMQVQGGVLADVHVKSEFVGYDQLETDATVTVIVRNGERVEAAEEGSEVQLMLDRTPFYAESGGEVADQGTIAGDDVLLTVQDVQKAPNGQHLHRVKVSKGVLREGTLVKASVNKRERAAITKNHTATHLLHQALKDVIGSEANQAGSLVAPDRLRFDFSHYRQVSEEELDQIEAVVNEKIWDRLPVDTMQKPLEEAKAMGAMALFGEKYGDVVRIVKAGDYSIELCGGCHVRNTADIGLFKITMETGIGAGTRRIEAVTGKAAYDYMNERNQMLRESARLLRTSAAKVPERIEALREQIRDLERENESLAAKLGHLEATKFAADAKEIDGIRVIAKKVDVADMNQMRTMVDELKSNIGSGIVVLGAVNGGKVNLTAGVTKDLTEKGYHAGKLIKETASRCGGGGGGRPDMAQAGGKDPSKLDEALRSVYDWVKSVS; from the coding sequence ATGAAACAACTGACATCGGCGCAAGTGCGTCAAAGGTTTCTCGATTTTTTTAAGGAAAAAGGACATCGTGTGGAGCCGAGTGCTTCGCTTGTTCCTGTCAATGACCCGTCGTTGCTGTGGATCAACAGCGGCGTCGCAACGCTGAAAAAGTATTTCGACGGCCGGGAGGTCCCGGCAAATCCCCGCATCGTGAACGCACAAAAGGCGATTCGGACGAATGATATTGAAAATGTCGGCAAGACGGCGCGCCACCATACGTTCTTCGAAATGCTCGGGAACTTTTCGATCGGCGATTATTTTAAGAAAGAAGCAATTGAGTGGGCATGGGAGTTCTTAACCGACGAAAAATGGATCGGGTTTGATCCGGCACTGTTGTCTGTTACTGTACACGTCGATGATGACGAAGCGTTTAACCTTTGGCACGAAAACGTCGGCCTTCCGAAGGAACGGATCATTAAGCTCGACGAGGAAAACTTCTGGGACATCGGGGAAGGACCGTGCGGTCCGAACTCGGAAATCTTTTACGACCGCGGTCCGGCGTACGGGGACGATCCGAACGATCCTGAACTTTATCCGGGCGGGGAAAACGAACGGTACTTGGAAGTTTGGAACCTCGTGTTTTCTCAATACAATCATAACCAAGACGGGAGCTATACGCCGCTTCCGAAGAAAAATATTGATACCGGCATGGGGCTTGAGCGCATGGTTTCGGTCATTCAAGAAGGGCGCACGAATTTCGACACGGATTTGTTTTTGCCGATCATTCGCAAAACCGAAAAGCTGTCTGGCGTCCGGTACGGAGAAACTCAAGAAATGGATACCGCTTTTAAAGTGATTGCGGACCATATCCGAACGGTGGCATTTGCCATTTCCGACGGTGCGCTTCCTTCGAATGAAGGAAGAGGTTACGTGTTGCGCAGGCTGCTGAGGCGCGCGGTCCGTTTCGGCAAGACGCTTGGTCTTGACCGCCCGTTCATGCATGAATTGGTTTCCACGGTCGCCGAAATTATGGTCGACTTTTATCCGGAAGTGAAAGAAAAGGCTTCCTACATTGCAAAAGTGATCGAGAAGGAAGAGGAGCGTTTCCACGCGACGATTAACGAAGGCTTGTCGATATTGAAAGACATGATCGAGCGGCATCGTGCGGAAGGCAGCAACCGTTTGTCGGGACAAGAAGCTTTCAAGCTGTACGACACTTACGGATTCCCGTTTGAGCTGACGGAGGAATATGCGGGAGACGAAGGTGTTCAGGTTGACCGTGAAGGGTTTGATGCCGAGCTGGAAGCGCAGCGGCAGCGGGCGCGTTCGGCGCGTGACGTCGGCGAATCGATGCAAGTGCAAGGCGGCGTGCTTGCCGATGTTCATGTGAAAAGCGAATTTGTCGGTTACGACCAGTTGGAAACCGATGCGACGGTGACGGTCATTGTGCGAAACGGTGAGCGGGTCGAAGCGGCCGAGGAAGGTTCAGAAGTGCAGCTGATGCTGGATCGGACGCCGTTTTATGCGGAGAGCGGCGGTGAAGTGGCCGATCAAGGAACGATAGCGGGAGACGATGTGCTGTTGACGGTGCAAGACGTGCAAAAAGCGCCGAACGGTCAGCACTTGCACCGCGTGAAAGTTTCGAAAGGCGTGTTACGCGAGGGCACGTTGGTGAAGGCTTCAGTCAACAAGCGCGAGCGGGCGGCGATAACGAAAAATCATACGGCTACCCACTTGCTGCATCAAGCGTTGAAAGATGTGATTGGTTCTGAAGCGAATCAGGCGGGTTCGCTTGTCGCCCCGGACCGTCTCCGTTTCGACTTCTCCCATTACCGCCAAGTGAGCGAGGAGGAGCTCGATCAAATTGAGGCCGTCGTCAATGAAAAAATATGGGACCGTTTGCCCGTGGATACGATGCAGAAGCCGCTCGAAGAAGCGAAAGCGATGGGTGCCATGGCGTTGTTCGGGGAAAAATACGGGGATGTCGTAAGGATTGTCAAAGCCGGCGATTACAGCATTGAGCTATGCGGGGGATGTCACGTTCGCAACACGGCGGATATCGGATTGTTCAAGATTACGATGGAAACCGGGATCGGAGCCGGGACGAGAAGAATCGAGGCGGTGACAGGAAAAGCCGCGTATGACTACATGAATGAGCGAAACCAGATGTTGCGCGAATCCGCCCGTCTGTTGCGCACATCGGCGGCGAAAGTCCCGGAGAGAATCGAAGCGTTGCGCGAGCAGATTCGTGATCTTGAAAGAGAGAACGAGTCGTTGGCGGCAAAACTCGGCCACCTGGAGGCGACGAAGTTTGCAGCAGACGCAAAAGAAATTGACGGGATACGTGTGATCGCCAAGAAAGTGGATGTCGCCGATATGAATCAGATGCGGACGATGGTCGACGAGTTGAAATCGAATATCGGTTCAGGTATCGTTGTGCTTGGAGCCGTGAACGGCGGGAAAGTCAATTTGACGGCTGGCGTCACGAAGGATTTGACCGAAAAAGGATACCATGCAGGCAAGTTGATCAAGGAAACGGCGAGCCGTTGCGGCGGCGGCGGAGGCGGACGTCCGGATATGGCGCAAGCGGGCGGCAAAGATCCGAGTAAATTGGATGAAGCGTTGCGTTCCGTCTATGATTGGGTGAAATCCGTTTCCTAA
- a CDS encoding AI-2E family transporter → MKNRGTGIEWLIRLSVVVLVFLCCYIFIKLAPLWKPLLDMLWTVLTPFAIAAFVTYLLLPIVNRLNANNVPRPLAILLIYVGFFGALGYGLVKGVPYVIDQLYAFGRQIPQYESMYRQLINEFYHQTSDFPETVHDHFRGMLQAAEDYVKRVIQRIIGILKRLAQSIFTILAVPVLVFYFLNDYPGMKKLLVSVVPSRYHRRGKRLAHDLDESLGGYIRGQLFVCAVLAGIAAGALWLIGIPYAVLLGVLIGITDIIPYFGPILGAIPTLLVAATISWKMVLFTAGLILVLHVVEGSLLSPFIVGKSLHLHPAVILFALFLGGEIGGLLGMLLAVPLFAVLRVVWVHYQRGELSASVDK, encoded by the coding sequence TTGAAAAACAGAGGAACGGGCATCGAGTGGTTAATTCGGCTTTCCGTCGTCGTTCTCGTCTTCTTATGCTGTTACATCTTCATTAAGTTGGCGCCCCTTTGGAAGCCGTTGCTTGACATGTTATGGACGGTGCTGACTCCGTTCGCGATTGCCGCTTTCGTAACATATTTGCTTTTGCCGATCGTCAACAGGCTCAACGCCAACAACGTTCCGAGACCGCTTGCGATCTTGCTCATCTACGTCGGGTTTTTCGGCGCGCTCGGCTATGGACTCGTCAAAGGCGTTCCATACGTCATCGACCAACTTTACGCATTCGGCCGTCAGATCCCGCAATATGAGAGCATGTACCGGCAGTTGATCAACGAATTTTATCATCAAACCTCGGATTTCCCGGAAACCGTGCATGATCATTTTCGCGGCATGCTGCAGGCTGCGGAAGACTACGTCAAACGCGTCATCCAACGAATCATCGGTATTTTGAAACGACTCGCGCAGTCGATTTTCACAATTCTCGCCGTCCCCGTGCTTGTGTTTTATTTTTTGAACGATTATCCAGGCATGAAAAAGCTGCTCGTTTCCGTCGTTCCTTCCCGTTATCACCGGCGCGGGAAACGTTTAGCACACGATCTTGACGAATCGCTTGGCGGCTACATTCGCGGCCAGCTTTTCGTTTGCGCCGTTCTCGCCGGCATCGCCGCCGGTGCCTTATGGCTCATCGGTATTCCTTATGCCGTCCTCCTTGGCGTTCTTATTGGCATTACCGACATCATCCCGTATTTCGGCCCGATTCTCGGCGCGATTCCAACGCTTCTCGTCGCTGCCACAATCTCTTGGAAAATGGTATTGTTCACAGCCGGCCTTATTCTCGTTTTACATGTCGTCGAAGGCAGCCTGCTTTCTCCGTTCATCGTCGGGAAAAGCTTGCATTTGCATCCGGCTGTCATCTTGTTTGCCCTCTTTCTCGGGGGCGAAATCGGCGGGTTGCTCGGCATGTTGTTGGCCGTGCCGTTGTTTGCGGTATTGCGTGTCGTATGGGTCCATTATCAACGCGGGGAGTTGTCCGCATCCGTTGACAAGTGA